The segment TCTTTTAATTATGTTTCCATTGTTAAATTAAtgtctttccttttttctcccactaGCTGTGCTCTATTGAGGTGAACTGTGAGTCAGGTAGTGTCATGGCTGCCACTCTAGCTAACGGAGGGTTCTGTCCAATCACAGGCGAGCGTGTGCTGAGTGCAGAGGCTGTAAGAAACACTCTCAGCCTCATGCACTCCTGTGGGATGAATGACTTCTCCGGCCAGTTTGCTTTTCATGTAAGTTTAccaaactacatttacattttcatttacattttcagcatttagcagacgcttttatccaaagcgacttacacagtgagcggaacacaatgagcaattgagggttaagggccttgctcagggacccaacagtggcaacttggtggtggcggggcttgaaccggcaactttctgtttactagtccagtaccttaaccactgagctatcactagcATAACTGCAGTCTGTTTTTATAATTTGTACTTACTggtaaatgtttgttttctcTTTACCCACCAGGTAGGCTTGCCAGCTAAATCAGGAGTGTCTGGCGCTGTTCTTTTGGTGGTTCCTAATATCATGGGAGTAATGTGCTGGTCTCCACCAATCAACCGTGTGGGTAACAGTGTGCGAGCTGTGCACTTTTGTCAGGTACGTACATGCCcaggtgacacacacacacacaaacaaacaactgcTGCAGACTGAACAACATGCCATGTTTGGTGTTCTTTTTTTAGGAGCTGGTTTCTCTTTTTAATTTCCATAACTATGACAACCTGAGACACTTTGCCAAGAAACTGGACCCTCGCAGACATTCTGGTCATGAGAGGGTAAGAATCAAATAAATGTCCctcataaaacagaaaaaaatcttaACCTTACCTGGACTGGGCTTACATGTGTACAAGCACATTAATAACCTGATCATTATCACATGTCAGCAGTTTCATAATCAAGGTTGTACATAATATACGTGTCCATGTAACCAGCATACAGATTGAACATCAATCAATTTTTTTCCATAAAAGAATGCATTATTGTATCTTAAACTCTCTTAAAGAACATAACACACTGACATATGCTTTTCTGTACCCTTGAGGGTGACAAAAAAGGTACATTTTAGTACctacatttctgcaaatttgCATACTTAATAAAATAACTTAAGTAAGCTGCTAGTAAGACTACAGTAGAAATGTTGCCATCTCTCATTACTAAAAATCTTATTTCTTAACATAAAGAATAAATCGAGTGCATTGTTTTACAGAATAAGGCTGTAATTGACCTGATGTTTGCAGCTTACAGTGGAGATGTTTCAGCACTCAGAAGGTAAAAAACACAATGTCTTCTGTCTATGTAAATCTTTGACATCATGGAATTACTAGACATGAATGAAGACAATACCTAGACCaatattaaaacacttaagaagtAAGATTTAAAATTGAAAggtgtaaaatatttattatagataatacattttatagcaAATTCGGTTTCCATGACATTTCTGTGCATTATAGAAAAGACTGTATACTTAATACATGTATTTGTGATCATACATGTATAAATTGTCGTGATTAAAGTATACATGGGAAATACAACTGTTCCAATATGGAAGAGTTCAGGCATTGCCATTTAACTGAAACAATGGCATAGAGTATGATTTGCCTTCATTTCTTTTTGGGAACAATGGCATTTCTGTCTCTTCTATTAATCAATTGCAACATGCAATTTGGAGCATATATAAGCTTATTTATGGAAGGCACTGTGATAATGTGGTCCTAAGTGGTCGATGTTGTGAGGCCGCCGCAAGAAATTTCCAGAGACGCGTCATCAGGTCTTAGCAAAAGCTGGTGTTTTATTAAAGTGCTCAGTGGTAGTTTACAAACGttggaaaaagaaaagaaaaagcataaaacaaTACGAAGGCTATACCTCGTTTCACACAGGGACTAAATTCTAAGCACACTACAAACAACTAGGCCCCTCCGAGCTGCAGTTCACACACCCGACTGCTCCCCAACCAAAACTTAACCGCCAACCACCGGCCGCTTATAACCCAGATGCCCCTCCCCCTTTCTTGGAGCATACCATTCACGGGCCACTGAAAGGATCTGACAGAATCTGGTGTTTCCCATGGTGAGTCAAGGTGAGCTGTCACTGGTGATGTGTCTGGCGCCTTGACGTCATCACAGGGACAGTTTGCATTTTTGTCCTAGACCCAGTGATGTTGCCTTTTTGTTTTAAAGAAGAGGCTTTACATGTCTTGGAGGAAGCATGTTATCGCCTTTCCTAGCTGTCACGCAAACTCTGAAAACTCAGTGCATAgaaattgaaaataaaaaaatcaataaaaaaaataactgttAAGTGTCAAAAAAGTGCTAACAAGGGAAAGCACAAATGCCAGTTGGTCCTGGGGATGTGGGTTTAATCCTGGCACtgtttgtttacatgtttttttttgtgtctgCTTTGAGCTTATGTGACATAATGGTAAGAGTCATGCTGCTGTTAACAGCAGTGCCTGAGTTCCAGGGATTCAAATCctgggctgggctcacaaatacaaagACGCATAATGTTATgtgaacctagccattgggTGGACACATTATTGCACCCTTAGTAAGGGTCACAGGACCGGACAAGTAGGAGGATTGCGCCAAAAAGGGCAGTTGGTGTGAAAACTGTGCCTTATCATATACACAgacgaatgatccactgtggcgaccccttaTGGGACCAGTCAAAAGGAGTCACTTATTCACTCTAGTTTCTTTCCACTTTAAAAACCATGCAAAAAACTGGACTTGAATTATATATAATCGTTTACAGGTTAACTTGCACTTGTCACAAATGCAACTTATGTACTACTTTCAGATGTGCTTTGTCAGCAGTGGATATGGAACTAAAGGATTATGACTCTCGGTCAGCTCTGCATGTGGCTGCTGCAGAAGGTAACCTACTATCCCTTACTCATCCACTCagaaaaattttttttctttcaaatgCTCCAAGTGTAAAATGTGTCTAACTTGAATATTTCAGGTCATCTGGAAGCTGTcaagtttttaacagggaccTGCAGAGTGAGCCCTTATGTTAAGGACCGGTAAAATTACTTTATAACTGACTTTTCTTAGTTTCTTTTCACTGCATCAGTGCTAATGAACTTAACCACTGATGTAACTGTGGTTCAGGTGGGGAAACACACCTCTGGATGATGCACTGGAGTTCGGACAGGGTGGTGTGGTGGAGTTATTAAAGGAATATCaaagtatttacacacacacactcattcctgAGGAGGTCAGTGCACATGCACACAGTGAATCAGCGCTGGATGTGGAGGACCTGAGAAAAATGAAGACTCTGGAAAAGTTGGTGTGATATAAGACACTAGTCTTTATTAAGGGTTAGTGGTGTAGCATTCCACCATTTAAGACAAAACCCATAAAACAAAGCCCACAAGTGCACAATTgacaaaaattgaaaaaaaggtGACAAAAATGTTGGGTGACTAATTAGAGGAACATTATTTCataaaacaggttaaaaaggctttaaaaacttcatttactttttaaaaaatcatgtaCTACTTCTCATAGTATTCAAACCTCTTaactttttgcacattttgtgttgtggaatggattttgaatggatataaatgccattttacccatcagtctacaTTTAATGACCcatgtttcaaaaacaaataagaatcaaaactcactcactttcttaaccgcttttccaattagggtcgcggaggggtgctggaacctatcccaacttttcaatgggcgcaaggcacacaataatatcctggacggggcgccaatccatcgcagggcagacacacacacatacacacacccattcaactatggggcaattcagtgtctccaattaacctgactgcatgtttttggactgtggttggaaaccggagcacccagagaaaacacacccagacacggggagaacatgcaaactccacacagaaaggacccggagtgccccacctggggatcgaacccaggaccttcttgatgtgaggcgacagtgctacccacctagccaccgtgccacccagaatCACAAACTGAAATCTATTATTCAGACTCTTCAGAGGTGTTGCAGAACTTTGTAGACACCCCTTAGGCTGCAGTGTATCCTATTCTTTATGAAAGAGCCTCTCAATTTCTAATAGATTTTATGGCAAAGGTCTTTAAACCATCATCTTTAGGTCTCTCCACAAATGTTCAGTGGGCTCTGACTAGGCCACTTATCCTGAGCGATTTATGATCCATTTTAAATCAAATCCACAGGTCAAATTAACACTGTATGCAAAAAAGGTCAAGGGGTCTGATTACTTTCTGAATGCACTGCTCACCGCAAAACAATCTGGACTGATTCCTATCCTTTCCATGGTATTAAACCTAATTAAACCTAGCTAATGTTTAAAAAAGCCTGActattttagctattttgataTTTATGATATATCCCACAGGTCTGCTGTTAATATTCCTGTAGTGCTTAGTcacatattaaaaaaacataaccAGATATGAAAAAAGCCCTCACATCAAACAATGTAGGTGCACACAGCTAGTCATTTATGCACTACGGAATGGATACTTAGCTACAGGTGTGAGGCCAGTGTGTAGGAGTACTCAACCTGCTCCTTAGCCTGTAATAAAAAGCTAGAAATACTAGTAACAGCCCAGGTGTGAAGGAAACAAAATACATTGAGTGTCTGGGTGGCCCTGAGGACTGTACTAGAAGACTCAGCTATGTAAAACTGTTATTAGCAACCAGTTAAGGGCAGAATTTTGGTGAAGACAGTAAGAACGCTGGCCTGTGTAAATATTTagtaaattacattaaattaatttattaatgagcATAGTATTTATCTTTAACCAAAGTTATAAACTCCAGTCATACATTTGTAATGTTGGTTTTAtctgcaatttaaaaaaataaggacTATATAGACATGGTACATAGAGAAACTGCTTTTAGAGCACTTAGGTGTTGTACAGTTACTTGTAAATGTGTCTGCACATAacttttaatgtatttactaTATCGAGTTTATATTTAAAGTATGGCATGTAAAACGATAACATTTAGTAAGTTTGAAGTGAATGTATTGCTCTTGGATGTTTCTTATTCTAtgattgttttttctttaatcAAATTAAAGTGCAAACACTATCATTTGTCTGTGTAAATAGTTAGGTCCAAATGAGAATTTGAGGAATTGTGACATTTCAGATCAAGTATGCACCTTTTAAGCTTTACAATTTTGTCTTGATGCAATGACATCTAGTACACAAAATATTCTACAAATATCAACAGACTGAGAAACTATAGTAAAGCACAACGTatgaaaaataacaataaaagatCAAAATAATCATCACTGCTATGTactcttttttatttaacattacaTAGTATGAAATGTACATTTACAATTCCAATTCACATTAcaggtttattttttattatgtttattattattcaaaacAGATGAAAGAGTCCCTTTAAAAACTTTATATATGACAATAAGTTGTAAAAGCTTATACATGTTTTCAGTGGGGTCGAAAGACCCAGAATACccaggacagggcgccaatccttTGCAGGGCTTCGACCAATTCCCCTCTCCCTCTCTTGGACGTAGTCAATCATGGTAGTGTAgacagctgatagcaccactgacatTCTAACctgaatctcagcagtagtgggctaatgTAACAGCCCACCACTGCACTATCTGAGTGTTAAAGTtaacattctaaaaaaaaaaaaaagagtcagcgcccaggtggcacagcaggataaactcctcggtttgaaactctgggttgccaccggtcggctgggcgccatctagcgggcataactggcagttcccgtcagcagacacgtctctgctaggacGACCAAActatgtggatggggtcttcaaacgctgtgtaaggaccctgattagcagaaaaagaggcacctgtgcagagtgcatggatgAAAAAGgattccgctaagggctgcacgcgggccggaagaggcatgagcagcaatatacccaccttgactggaatcagggatcccccagcagcggaagacaaattgaccatGCTAAATTGCAagaaaatgggacaaaatgcataaacagaaaaaaaaaaatgtgacaatttggacagcacagtggcacagcaagTTGTGCCACACAGCATCATGGTTCTGGGTTAAAAGTTCTCCTAGGTGTTTCCTCCATATACCTTGGCTTCCTTCTACAATTCAAAGATGCACAAGGTGAATTAGCTGATCTAAACTGCTCATAGGTGTGTAATGCACTttacagtgtctgatccaccataACCCTAATTAGGATGATACACTTACAGAATGACAAAACTTGATGCAAAGGATTAGTGCATCCCTACACTTCTGCCATATTGCCCACTGCTACTTTCTCATCATTTTAAGTCATTTACACACTGTCGAATAGTGTATTGCCACATATTGTATGTGTTTTAAGAGGTAACAAAAGCTAGACTGCTTAATTTCAGCCCATGGTTAGTTCAGTACAATGAGGACTTATGGCACACTGCTTTTTATTTGGAACCAAACCTTTTCTTATTGCCTTACAGATCCAGTATACGGCAGggaaggtttgtgtgtgtgctctttTAAATCCCTTGTGGCACCTCTAACCCAGAGTGTGTGACGATTTCTCCATCCCACAGACCAAACGCTGGACAGATTGGTGAATTAAAACACGTTTTTATCGTGTGCACCACCTTGCCAGCCTGGGGATCCACTAGGCTGAGCTGACCAGCCTCAAAGTCCACGAGCAGCCCGACTAGATCCGGCTTCCCCACCAGTGACACAGGAACCTGCTTGTTAGTGGTCATGGCATACCACTTTCTTTGCACATAAGAGAAGACCCAGGAGGACGAGTTTGTTCCAATGCACTCATCACGAGACATCGCCGTTTCAGCCACTCCAATGCGAAATTCCTGAGACTTTTTAACAGTAACCTCCCAGTAGTGGCGTCCAGATTCAATATGGCTGTCAGCAAACACAATGGCCCAGTCCTGGAAACGTAAAGGGGAGTCTTGTACACAGCTCGGGTCCAGGCCCAGCATTCGGTAAATCACACCTGTGTCTTTCTTAAAGAGATCGAGACTGCTGTGTGCCGTGCGCTCATCCAGTTTAAACTGCAACTCTGTCACAGACAAATAATAATGATCAGCAGCACATCACATCTTATATGCAAATAAAAGAACTTAGCACACTAAGgtgcaaacattttatttactaatactacataaaacatttaaaacaggtgTAGAATTAAAAATATTGTTGTCAACAGCTGAAGAAACATGTACAATGCTGAGACTGATCTAAGATTTCTTGCACAAACCacctatttaataaaaaaaactgaatttaaggtggttttcatatgcttattttaaatacaatctATGGTATATTTACTATATCTATTTATACTGTTATGGTTTAAGTTAGATGGCATTGTTGCAAGGTTGTGTTCACAAAGCCTTTCCTAAACCCAGCTTAACTACgaaatgtaatgtatatggAATCTAAGCAAAATAATGCATAAACGCTATTAtatttattggtattattactgATAAACCATTCGTGTGAAGGCTTTCAGTAAAGCTGCATGCTTACATAcaaaataatgcatttaaatttATCATAAGCACTGCTGAATTTCTTTCTGGATGAATGGCTTCCTAAGTTCTTCCaaatgaagcagaaggaagTCATTATGTTTATCAAAGAGCAAAAATTCTGGTTTGTGGAACATGAAATCGAATGTAGCAAAACACATAATCACACTACACAATGCCTGGCCTTGATAACAATATGCTTTTACACACAGTGCAACCCCACCGTGGCTTCTTTAGGGACAAACCCCAGACCCAAATACCATTTGTAAATGTCCCGAGTACAAAGTTTGATGTGGCTGTCTTTGAAACCACTTTTGTGTTGACCTACTGATGTATTTTAGGTAATTATGCTGTTTTTCCTGAACGTTCTTTTAGTTAAAGGTAATGGACCACTACACTAACATTGTTCTGTAAAATTTCTTaatacaactgtaaatttgATGGGGTTTTTTGATAATTAAAATATGTCTAGAAACTGAGGGAAAAAAGTAGCCCAAACACTTGCTTCCTTCTGGAATAAGATTAAAGTGCATTCACGATGAAAAACATTTTAggtgtatttttgtgtatttactGTAAGTTATTCCAAAAGTGGTTAGAAAAATCTTTTTAGAGCGGTGGTAGGAtgatacaattactgaatgacAAAACACTTCTGCCATATTGCCCACCACTACTTTCACATTATTTGAAATAATTTACATACTGTttcatgggcggcacggtggctaagtgggtagcactgtcgcctcacagcaagaaggtcctgggttcgatcctcaggtggggcgatctgggtcctttctgtgtggagtttgcatgttctccacgtgtctgcgtgggtttactccgggagctccggtttcctcccacagtccaaaaacatgcaagtgaggtaaattggagacactaaattgtccatgactgtgttcgatataaccttgtgaactgatgaaccttgtgtgaagataaactaccgtttcttgtcatgaatgtaaccaaaagtgtaaaacatgacgttaaaatcctaataaacaatcaacAAACACACTGTTTCATAGAGTAGTCCCACATATCTTACTGTTTTTTAGAAGCTGGGTTATTATGCTGTTTTTCCTCAAAGTTCTTTTGGTTTAAGATAATGGACCAATACACTAACATTCTTCTGTAAAATTTCTTAATACAAACTGTAAATTTGATGGGGTTTTTTGATATGTCTAGAACCTGAGGGAGAAAAGTATACCAAACACTTGCTTTCTTCTGGGATGAGATTAAAGTGCGTTCATGCTTAAAAACTTtgaagtttattttatttatttactgtataaaatattattatttatttaatactgtaTAGACAGTATTAAATCAGAGGACAATTGCGAGTTTGGTCTAATATTCGGAATGAAGAGTTGGCAGGATAGTTTGgttgcagtgctgctggacTGGTAACTTTTGGGTTGTGTTGTGGCAGTCTGAAGGGTCACAATACAGCTGTCAACAACAACTCAGTATCCAAGCATCTAATTACCCGCAAATATAATACTTTTTGTTAAATATCTGCACTAATATCCGCTTTTACAAACAATTTGTTCGTTTTTCTGGTTTGGACAACAATCATCACGTGTCTATCACGACAGTTTAGATTGACCGAACACATCCCGTGACCTCTGATCTCTCCTGgcagtacagtatatgtaactcACGGTTTCGTTGGCTGATGGAGACATAACATCTCCAGCTGAGCGCTTCTGTCGCTGTTGCTGCTCGTTTACCAGTAAACAGAACATTAGCTGCCCTTCGGCCTAAACGGCTCCACAAAACAGCGTGCGATGATAACGCCATCTTGTCCCACATGGAACAGAAGCGTTCTCACCGTCACGTTTCGCCCGAACTAGTCATTACAACTGCTTAGATAATGCTGCCACCTACAGGACAGCGAAGGATATATAGGCTGTACAGTACACGGAGGTACAAATCCTTCTTATCTTTTTAGACTGTGGagtggacccactgcgaccctgaattgAAGATGAATGtgaaaaagaatgaataaatgaactacTCATTGCCTACTATTTTTTCTAGAAAAcaattacaaacatttgtggaTCCGCCAACATTTTAACAaggatatttttacattttcagcatttagcagatgcttttatccaaagcaacttacaatgagcaattgaggattaagggccttgcttagggacccaacagtggcaacttgatggtggcggggcttgaaccaggaaccttctgtgtactagtccagtaccttaaccaccgagctatcactggcccacagATATTAATCTGTCAGCTTGAATTAACCAATTTATTACGAATACAACTTGGACCATTAAGCCCAAATCactttaaaaaactttaaaactaTAAATACCCCCTCacactgttttaataaaaaaactgaaatcaaTTAAAATAACCAACATAGAAGACACATTTCAAAACAGTTAGCTATAGCTTTAAAAGCTAAGGTTAATCATAaaagttagcattagcattaacgTTTATTTTAAGAGCATTCATTATCTAGGAAAAATGAAATAcactaaatgtataaatgatATTCAATAATTAATAtcatattaaaacattattatttatatgtatattttaatacactgcAGGCTTTAGAGGTTAAAACATTATATTCATGTCTAAAAAATTATTTTCCCACTTGCGCCAGCGTCCTAAAACAACATCCCAGCTAACAAAATTACGTTCTGAGAACGTTCCCCAAACGTCCCATtttggttgtgggaacgttgcattggaatgttccctcaacgttattttgtccagttttcttgatgttctcagaacgtttttttaaagttatgaaaACGTTCATAGAACGTTACCTAAACCTCATTTGCAACCATAATTTAACGTTCTTGGAACGTTGTCTTGGAATGttctaagaacattttaaataaggtcctctgaacgttcccttaacattcCATTTcggttgtatgaatgttttattagaacgatccttcaacgttattttgtcagttttttgtcagttttcttAATATTCTCAAGACATTTAATACAAGTTAAAGAATGTCACAGATTAAGAACAtacccaaaaacatttttaaatgttttaaatgttactttgacatacTTTTAACATAACTACAGATTATGTTAATACAAGACAATGTTAATCCCTCTGTCTCTGTGATATATTGTATGAAGGAGATTGCAGGCAGGGAGAGAATCTGTTTAACTCTGCACATTTATTCtcaacatacacatacacacacattcatgcttcCAACCTGTTATATGTGCATTCGCTTAGTAATTCTACtgtcattattttatatacCACCACCAGCCAGTAATAGTAACAACTGCACAGTTTCCACCTTGTATATTGTAGCATCGGCGTCGAGGAAGGGATAGGAAATAGCCAGCCCATTCCCAGCGCTGATCAACACGGTCACGGTAGATCTTGATACCACAGGCAcaagtccttctgggtaaagctccgCCCCCTTCTCGTCCACAGGAGCGGGTCGCTACAATATTTTATATACCACCACCAGCCAGTAGTAGTAACGACTGCACAGTTACCACCTTGGATTCCCCATCATGCTCCACACCAGCCGCTGATTTGGCACCCCCCAACCATAACTACAGGTCAAGTTAGAGGTCAACTAAGGAGGCTTCGTGTGTGCCCAAAAATGCTAAAAGCATGTGCTGTTGAACTGGGGGAGCCACTCCAATACATCTTTAACCAAAGCCTGAGACTGGCGAAAGTTCCCACACTGTGGAAAACATCATATGTCGTCCCAGTCCCCAAGAAAGCACACCCCAGCGTGCCAAACGACTTCAGACCAGTCGCCCTGACGTCGCACATCATGATACTCTGCTACTCCACCACCTCAGACTGCAGGTCCATCAcgcactggacccactgcagttcgcCTACCAAGAGAAGGTGGGGGTAGAGAATGCCATCCTCAATATGCTACATATAACCTACTCTCATCTCGACAAGGGAAGCGGAGCGGTGAGAATTTTGTTCTTCGATTTTTCCAGTGCGTTCAACACAATCCAGCCACTCCTATTGGGAGACAAACTGTTGAGGATGGGGGTGGACTCATTCCTGGTGACCGACTGTAAGTACATGCCACATGCAGAAGttctcagacgacactgcaatTGTGGGGTGTACTGGGGGGCAGGAGGAGGAGTACAGGTGCCTGGTGGATAACTTTGTGtcattgttattaatatatatatatatatccataaATGATACATTGTAGatatttataactataacaacatccttatctttatatttattcttatatatctgtatatattgctTATAAGAATAGTTTCAATACTGCTTTTATCACatgtaccagatgcacaatttgcacatgcTGTTTCTCTGTTGCTACCATATGCTGTATtaatgcaccttatttacttacttaccttattttgtat is part of the Trichomycterus rosablanca isolate fTriRos1 chromosome 7, fTriRos1.hap1, whole genome shotgun sequence genome and harbors:
- the gls2a gene encoding glutaminase liver isoform, mitochondrial isoform X2, which translates into the protein MVNSGAIVISSLLKPGFKKAEKFDYIMDYMKRMAGGEYVGFSNATFQSEKETGDRNFAIGYYLKEKKCFPHNADMIAALDFYFQLCSIEVNCESGSVMAATLANGGFCPITGERVLSAEAVRNTLSLMHSCGMNDFSGQFAFHVGLPAKSGVSGAVLLVVPNIMGVMCWSPPINRVGNSVRAVHFCQELVSLFNFHNYDNLRHFAKKLDPRRHSGHERNKAVIDLMFAAYSGDVSALRRCALSAVDMELKDYDSRSALHVAAAEGHLEAVKFLTGTCRVSPYVKDRWGNTPLDDALEFGQGGVVELLKEYQSIYTHTLIPEEVSAHAHSESALDVEDLRKMKTLEKLV
- the spryd4 gene encoding SPRY domain-containing protein 4, yielding MALSSHAVLWSRLGRRAANVLFTGKRAATATEALSWRCYVSISQRNQLQFKLDERTAHSSLDLFKKDTGVIYRMLGLDPSCVQDSPLRFQDWAIVFADSHIESGRHYWEVTVKKSQEFRIGVAETAMSRDECIGTNSSSWVFSYVQRKWYAMTTNKQVPVSLVGKPDLVGLLVDFEAGQLSLVDPQAGKVVHTIKTCFNSPICPAFGLWDGEIVTHSGLEVPQGI